In the genome of Rhopalosiphum padi isolate XX-2018 chromosome 1, ASM2088224v1, whole genome shotgun sequence, the window GATGCATAAAACAACTATATCATTATTAGTTGAAAATAAcgctaataaaatgtaataatatcttaattataaactaaaataatatgatcatactttttattttttagcattGATTCAGAAAATATTCCAGAACATGCAGTACAATTGCATATGTCAATTGTATTAAATGAAACAGTACTGGGTGATAAGAAAAATAGTATTTCTGCTGAAGATCAAAGGTATTCATCTTCCATTTGATATtcacctataaaataattaattctccttaaacaatttttaatatataattgtatttcaaaaaaaattataatacatacttgaAGTATTaatcaaatgtttttaatataattttcattatacaataaaaaactatatgcTGGATAAAAATGCTTGAACATTTAATTCAAGAGTTCATAAAATTTGATGTTAGCCTTTGACAAATGTTATcataattgtaaacaattacaaactattttatagttaaaaatataaccaatgtataattatttggttAGCTTTGAAGATTTAGTACatgatttttcataattagttCATATTAGaaccatacaatttaaaaaatatatgatgaaaattatattttatagtttcaatttgaaagaaattatttaaaaaaaaattatttgtgggaacttaaacttttatgtacttgtatgtattttgtattaataataattttatttattatacatcataacatttttgatttattttaaaatattatttatttacagataatataagtctatttttactatattatagtatttagtatttacataaagatataattaaattttgagtttataagttgatataatatggtataatatatatttaatattataaaaatataataaatgtaatatttttgaaaaacatatcgacctactataatactagttttaaaataaatgaatctaATAGCtaggtatatcaaaaatatactaTGACCCGGTGATATTTGCTGATAGACTATTTCCACTtggaattgtttttttatagaatgatttatcattgaattcaaagttAACACCTATAATGATGACTTGACACCCAATATACTACAGAGCAGTTCTAACTTACCTTCTTTTTATACTATGAGAATATTTAGACAGTTTCAATTTTTACTAATAGCAATGTAAAcgattgcaaaaaaaaattttttatattttaaattttggaaaattatgattttatggaAGCTTCTATTAGATATCTAACAAAGAAGTATTCATAATGCTTGTTGAAGTATctgacaatataaataataacagtttatcAGCTAATTCTATTATGGATCCGATGTTATAACCATAGAAAATAATGAAGTTGCAATAAGTGAaaggttatttttataatcttaacaattcaatttgtatacacatttttttttcagggatttcaaaaatttaattaccgGTGATCAATATAAATCCAACATGTTTTATTTTGGAACTGAAaagtaattgtatacattttttaaaaacttattgatttattatttatatttatatttactaaggCAATAACTAATAGATTAACTTAGTTTAACAATTCaaaagtatttcaaattttaaactagatagtaaaaaaatatataaataagaaatattttattactaccaATAATAGTGTAAGaagaatttaattacaaaattcttcttctttttttttatcttgtgtATTAATGCttgtatttattgatattagttaattttagataatatataattaaattaaaatctaattatttttatttaggtccATAGAAAGCTAAGTTTAGgctatatcatttatttaaaattaaattttatgaagaCTAAGTTAtataggtttaatttttttttttatttagcattCGTGATGTTTCTTTCAATACTATTCACTCTTTGGATTGTTATGAAATGaattgttcaaaaaataataactcaatCCACTCAGTAGAAACCAATACGAGTTTGTAAGTcaataattaagaaattaaaatttaatttttatgtgtttacaaatatgtatttttttttttttttatattttaaatatctaaatattgattgtattaGTGTTACTCAGATTGATTGATTTACATGGGTATTGAATTTCAAGGtggtttgaaatttatataaagataatatttttttaatgtattccaatgttttttttagtgATGAAATTGAAAACTCTTTAGCAGAGTTAAATAACGAAAATGAAATATGCTTGGGGAtaacattgaataaaaatgattattacgaAGAAGAGTCTGTTGATGAAGTTGTTAAACAAACCATAGAAGATATCATTGTTTCATTGGATTCTTCAAATAGTTTTGGTGTTGgctttttaaagtaattaaattaatatatatataaaattatattatgtaaaatttgaatGGTTCAATTTATGACTGGTTAGTAATATAAGAACTCTAGATTATgttatacaatgtttttatgtgaatttacaataataacataacattaaaaaaaaaccatgtatTATATGaactaattgaaaatattttcatttagtattacatgtattaatatatttaatttttcagtgtaaccaagaatattaacgattttaaaaatatattagaaccaGTTGatgatatatgtattaatgAGAGTTTAACCTGTCAAGAAAAAATAAGCTTAATTTCAAACTCCAATCAAGAATATGAGTTAACAAAGACTGTGTCTGAAATGTatgaacacaataataatgatttgtaataaatttttttattaatgttatagttCTATGTTTATTAATGAGGTGTAATATTTAACAGTGATGCATAAAACAACTATATCATTATTAGTTGAAAATAAcgctaataaaatgtaataatatcttaattataaactaaaataatatgatcatacttttattttttagcacTGATTCAGAAAATATTCCAGAGCGTGCAGTACAATTGCATATGTCAATTGTATTAAATGAAACAGTACTAGATGATAAGAAAAATAGTATTTCTTCTGAAGATCAAAGGTGAGAacaaatacatagatttttaaaGTCATAAACAATGtaacttgtttatatttaaaattgattctgtATAACTTATTCTAAATAGCTTATTATTAAGAAATGGTTGTTCTGAAAGTAGCATATACCAATGTGAACAATTTTCTAACACTGAAATTGAAGTGAATAGTGGCGAATTGCCTCAAACTTATGAAGTGAATAGTGGCGAATTGCCTCAAACTTATGaagttaattttgattttaggtaatataataattaaatatttatgttcatattaatctttttttttttattgctccGTTAGAAATGATTCTATAGAAATtgaagattattttattgatttaactaAATGTGTAAATGATGAAATCATAATATCGGATGatgattatacaattataattaatgaggAAATGGAGTGTAAAaggtaacaattattatttatactttttagactaatataaaacatacaaagTATTGCAACACTttgaaataaatctataatttaagaaaattgatTGTTTCTTAGGTTATTTGAGAACATAAATTCTGAAATAGAAACTAGTTATGAAGAATTAACTCAATTTTCTGtagacaacaataaaaaaatgtaatttaatattttttttactataaattagttggtttaaatattaataagtaaaaattgttgTGGTTTTCTAGTGGtattgaaaaatcaattatcCAAGATTATAAATTGAATGAGGTAAATAAACATGATGATGatcgaaaaaatatatgtataaggtaAGACACTATTAGGGCCGTACATTGAGTTTATATACGCTATTTTTGGAGTGGCACGTATATATTTAACCAATGTAACCGAAAACGTGCGCGTACTATACGTCGTGTATGGTACGCGCCCATGTGAAATTGGccttatttgtaatataatagccAATAATATTAACCTTAGCAACATTGTATTAACTATGATTTTCTGTTAAATGTAGTTCTGAAACTTTGAACAATcaagaaaaacataatattgatcaGTCAAACATAGTAGATGATTTGATTGATGTAAATTGTCAAGATTATTCTCAATCAacaatgtatgataatatactaaaatttaatttgttgatagtttattttaaaattgtatattgttttatccTTTAGTTGTGATTacgattattacaataaatattatgtagatggtGAAACTATGTTAGAAAATGGGTATGGTACATCTAAAATTAATGctgaaaataagaatataaagtaAGAACAAATAATTggatttttttggaaattattaaattgaagtgttcaaaatatttcagtattttaaaaGGATCTATCCAAAATGAAGATGAAATGCTTTCAAAGATGCTTAACAAAGAGAAAGATGATTTAGAAATGGATAAAGATTGTTCAGACAGAATAACTGTGTCAGAAACTTGTGATGATTATTTTTACGAAAAGTActgatttaattttcattattttgtatgttatattaatacctttatattttatatcatatgttAGTGTTTCTAGTGTTTCTACACCATTTCtgaatgaaaatgattttttggaGGTAACAAGAGAACACGGGAAAAGGTAAGAATACTaagaatagtttatttattagagatttaattaattatagataagTAAATTTGTGAGTTTAAAATTCTATTAGATCAAATCAAGAAGTCAAATTGAGTATGtctattaattatgaaaataatgaaacaatatttaataataaggaaATTGATGAACGATGTGAAAGGTgagaacaattattttaatacctaaattataagTTCTATAAAATTGATGCATCTGggagtaaatttaaaaattaagtaaacatcattaattatttattaattaattagttatttttgttataaaaacaaaaatataaaaaatatgaacctATCAATTTGGTATAAAAGAGTAATAACatgtattatacagtataatagactattattaatagtataatctgTTTTATATGCCTTGagtaatttacaattttgtttcttttaataattattacttaatttattttgtatattaatctaaattaattactttaactcaaatactaaaatgtatactaataaaatactactggttattattgggggtctGGGATGAATCCAATACATCCCAGCATCCAGTTTGCCACTGGATGTTTATAAGTGAttacacatattaataataactacaattatagtaatagttaaaatctttatcataaaaataatcccagtttatttaatataaccaaataaataaatacaaataaaaataagacttaATCgtaatgtttatgaaaaaaaaaagattaaaaaatatatttgcaatatatttttagtatgtgTTGGAATcttgtaggtatattgtatatttattttgtttttattctgtATTGCAGAAGTTTGTCATTCAATTCTATTGATGTAAGTATAATTTCCTTGTATTATGTCATgtgcaattaataatattatgttttaccatTCAGGTAAAACGAGGTTTTGAAAGTTCCAATAATGATTCTGAAAACTCGGATGAATCTCTATTATTCATGCCGTCTggcaaagatttaaaaaaatatggaatagAATGTGAAGAACATGAAAAATCTATTTCCCCATCtttgaataatttagaaaataatatcagCGATACAAAAGTTGTTCCTCAATGCAAATCTCCatgcttaaaaataaatgaagtatctaaaagtataaataattttgtgaggtaatttattttaaatattttagtaatttgttgaaatttttaatttttaaatttataaattatttttgttataactaacataagtattaaactatgaaatatgcctaacaattatattaattcttcTGTACTCTCAAATTAATCGTATAAATCTTGAATGTGTCTAATTTgaagaaaatttaattcaatttattgataGAGATTATATAGTTCATGAATTAGTGTCCTTAAATCAACAACTAcagataatactattaaaaaaaaaaaaattgattacctattggtataaaatataatatagttacattttcttaatttatactttaatcgTATAATGTTACCATTATATACCTCTGTAATGGGTAAACAGTTGTTGAAATCGAATAAAATGTAGTTAGTCTCAACATAGGTCCTGTAAAATATTAGAGTTTGTAAATGAATGCatgtataataaagtaaatatcaaataataagttagattgtgataaataataaataaaataattccaattatgtaataaaatatttctcctctctttaatttgaattatttattatttcctctCAATTATTCATACATCTGATAAATCAAAAACttctataaattgaatttttagttCGGTCCCCTGAATTTTGAATTACCGAGTGACTATTGTCTACCATTTGTATTACTATAGCTTATAATCTATGATAAATGTGTAAACATACACATCAATATCAATCTAAAATCTAACACATTCATCAaagtaattctaaaaaaaaaacttaaaaaatactattactagataattttatttgtaatgtatctgtataattattattatctatttgagtataaatgttttggaacctgaattataatttaaaaggattattataatataatactcattaCTCAAATTAAAGAATTGTTATTGTGTATGTGAATTTCTAATTtactaattgttattgttttttttttttattaagttctaGTTCTACAAAAGATTATGaagataatgttaaatatttctatGATTGCGATATTAGCAGCATTGAAAATTCTGATGAAgaagataatatattgttgtcttTTGAAAAAGATACTTCAATAGATAATTGGTAATacactttataaatatagttttttgtatatattttaatgattaatggaATGAGGTATTAAGGCTAAAGtgtagtaaattttaattagtataaaaaattcacttaaaaattaaaatatcgtaaaaaaaaccaacgagagaacacagataatgttcatacctaaaaatttgataataggtcaattcactctaacaTTGAAACtagtaaacaaaaatttactatgtcaTACGTGTGtaaaacggagacaacacatgcggatgcATGATTTAACACATACCAAACAGTAGAGCAAGTTATGTATCTACTTgcctatttttttatagtttgacttggttaaataagttatatttttatagtaaaatatatgtttagaagtttataggtaccttattaatttttttttttttttttgttattactaataattaattaatcatgttatttgatacaatttctagcatttttgttaaaaatcaagACAGATTGAATGcaaccaataaaattaataatgaacaaaCTTTATATGATAATGATTCAAAAATTCAACATTTAAGTTCTTCCTCTGAGAGTTGTAATAATTTGAGTAATGTTGTGGAGACTCCAGTTCCATTTATTTATTCACCTAGTCATGATCATCAGTATGGTcaggtaatataattatatcataacaagtttaaaatgtgtaaaacatgaatgaatagatttattttatagattttaagtaCCAGTATGGCTAAGAAACAAATTTTACATGATAAACCTGAAGTTTCTatcttaaaaaatgatattcaatGTTGTGCAATAAATCCTGATGCTGATAATAAGTTGGAAATTTTAAACgattcaaatttgaaaattactgCTAGCAATACAATACCTAGTTTTAATGtttcaatagataatattaatacgattCAATCTAATTTGTATGCAGATCAAGGTGAATTactttaatactaattattaatactttagtaTGATCAACTTGTACGGTAAAATGCACTTAAGTTGCTCTTGCTTAAGGCAATTCTCGCTGAAGACGGTTTTTGCCTATccctaaacattttttatacttcttGATGTAAAAACAACCTGTTTTAAAATGATCTGTTTTTCTCTTTTCTTATCATTTAAGATGCTCTTTTgatcagttattaataaattatcataataattgtttaattataaaaatagaaattttacttatttacttgtattattttattttatcatatttatgaaatttcaactgataaaagtgtattaaatgtttaattaaatagtgtTAGGCAGTTTATTGGCACATTTTTTGTAATGATTATGGCCAGTTCTAGTGGTGTAAAACATAAAgtacttttgattttaaaaaaaaaaatacactgagAATATAtggagaaaacaaaaaaaaaaatgctgatgAATTAGGAATTCACTAAATAAGTCCAATATTTTGACCACTTTTTTAAGAAGCTCTTTTGAGTTGGTCCCACAAAGAGCACCTTAAAcaaattttactgtatttataaaacagtttactaataacaaaatacaaattaattatttgcagGTAATTTTAATGAGGAACAAAATTTAGAAGATTCAAATGAAAAAcataatcaaaacaataaaaataagtcaATTTCTATGCATgagttaactataaaaaaatctcaaaaatcctttaaaaataatgaatccgAAACAATATCCAAATTCAATTGTGAGGAGATagctaaaataaatacagttcAATCTAGTAGTTTTGATAtggataaaagtaatttaattagtatGTATTACCTATTGAACTAACTGATaagatgtaaaatttaaatttgaatcattaattaaaattgtttatgctTAGGCGaggttaacaaaaaaaaatatttagaagaaattattaagaatgaaaaattatttaataaatttgatgaGAAATTGGATATGAATGAATCAGTCATCTCACCTTATATATCTCAGTCTTTAGAAAAATCTACTAATTCTCGAAGTGCATTGGCAAAAAAAGCAACAGCGGATACAAATATCCATACTATGAGTGAAAAAggcaatatttttacttattctcatagtattaaattaatgtatagttatactaatgtaataattttggaATTTCAGCTTTGAACATATATTTAACTCAACAAACAATGACATTAGATGTCTTAGAGGTTTTACATAAGTCTTTAGATACATGTCCATCATCTGGTATATTGATGGAAGACCCAGAAGGGTTAGTTGTGTCTCTAATGCCACATCAAAAACATGCTATTGCTTGGCTAAGTTGGAGAGAAAGTCAAGAGCCATGCGGCGGAAtactaggtaataatatatacgaaaagtattgataatgatttatttataatattatattaaattggttatattatgttatagcgGATGACATGGGTTTAGGTAAAACGCTCACCATGATATCATTGGTTTTGAAAGAAAAACAAGACAGTTTATTATCAATAGTGTCTATTGACAACAGAAGTAATGATggtaaaattttattgaatgaatatattattaaaatttggttaaattaataagtataataaagattttagatatttattcatttaaagaaaaatgatgttatttttcatattgtttactatatttttgtagttataaTTGGTGGGACTTTGATTGTTTGTCCGGCATCCTTATTAAGTCAATGGGAAAATGAATTTAAGACCAAATTGAAACCAGGATTGTTAAAAGTTGCCAAGTTTAATAGCATAAATAGAAATATAGCTGCTATAGAATTAGCTAAATATGATGTTGTAAtgacatcatataatataataatgtgggactataaaaaaaaaaatgattctgttagtaaacattttgtaagaattataaaaaattgatgtatgataataatcttaataatttcAGAGTccattattctttattaaatgGAGGCGAATCATATTGGACGAGGCTCatcaaataagaaataaaaagacACAAACGTCTTTTGCCGTTTGTAAGACAAAATCTATATATCGGTGGGCTATAACAGGAACACCGATTCATAATAAAGAAGCTGATTTCTTTACTCTTCTAAAATTTATTCGTTGTCATCCATTTGATGATTGGAATGtaagtataaaaacatgttcttttaaaatgacaatttttaaattatttttataaataaataacaataataaaaactacctatttttaaacaatttctatGTGCACATGCACATTGTAa includes:
- the LOC132917422 gene encoding metacaspase-2-like isoform X5 codes for the protein MAEKMPNEIVIPSCSKYEVIDTKLNTEKKRELSISECEDECNDHTIETPTNRVTLCKDQIHQSNSVCRTSEPSLSDVIKHLTQQSDVIKHLTQQIDHIEKVASQNVIKKTRVNDVNYDEEFMYQPSNKIIKYDIEMSTDSFNLDENSIGSINKVNTTKHVSKKMKYKHKSYQKDVDIFKRNTKNLSNDEIKELLEISYNFDDDDNIHSKVQTIEDVSFSDEIENSLAELNNENEICLGITLNKNDYYEEESVDEVVKQTIEDIIVSLDSSNSFGVGFLNVTKNINDFENILEPVDDICINESLTCQEKISLISNSNQEYELTKTVYEIIDSENIPEHAVQLHMSIVLNETVLGDKKNSISAEDQRDFKNLITGDQYKSNMFYFGTENIRDVSFNTIHSLDCYEMNCSKNNNSIHSVETNTSFDEIENSLAELNNENEICLGITLNKNDYYEEESVDEVVKQTIEDIIVSLDSSNSFGVGFLNVTKNINDFKNILEPVDDICINESLTCQEKISLISNSNQEYELTKTVSEMYEHNNNDFTDSENIPERAVQLHMSIVLNETVLDDKKNSISSEDQSLLLRNGCSESSIYQCEQFSNTEIEVNSGELPQTYEVNSGELPQTYEVNFDFRNDSIEIEDYFIDLTKCVNDEIIISDDDYTIIINEEMECKRLFENINSEIETSYEELTQFSVDNNKKIGIEKSIIQDYKLNEVNKHDDDRKNICISSETLNNQEKHNIDQSNIVDDLIDVNCQDYSQSTICDYDYYNKYYVDGETMLENGYGTSKINAENKNINILKGSIQNEDEMLSKMLNKEKDDLEMDKDCSDRITVSETCDDYFYENVSSVSTPFLNENDFLEVTREHGKRSNQEVKLSMSINYENNETIFNNKEIDERCERSLSFNSIDVKRGFESSNNDSENSDESLLFMPSGKDLKKYGIECEEHEKSISPSLNNLENNISDTKVVPQCKSPCLKINEVSKSINNFVSSSSTKDYEDNVKYFYDCDISSIENSDEEDNILLSFEKDTSIDNCIFVKNQDRLNATNKINNEQTLYDNDSKIQHLSSSSESCNNLSNVVETPVPFIYSPSHDHQYGQILSTSMAKKQILHDKPEVSILKNDIQCCAINPDADNKLEILNDSNLKITASNTIPSFNVSIDNINTIQSNLYADQGNFNEEQNLEDSNEKHNQNNKNKSISMHELTIKKSQKSFKNNESETISKFNCEEIAKINTVQSSSFDMDKSNLISEVNKKKYLEEIIKNEKLFNKFDEKLDMNESVISPYISQSLEKSTNSRSALAKKATADTNIHTMSEKALNIYLTQQTMTLDVLEVLHKSLDTCPSSGILMEDPEGLVVSLMPHQKHAIAWLSWRESQEPCGGILADDMGLGKTLTMISLVLKEKQDSLLSIVSIDNRSNDVIIGGTLIVCPASLLSQWENEFKTKLKPGLLKVAKFNSINRNIAAIELAKYDVVMTSYNIIMWDYKKKNDSSPLFFIKWRRIILDEAHQIRNKKTQTSFAVCKTKSIYRWAITGTPIHNKEADFFTLLKFIRCHPFDDWNVWKRWVGNNDDAGRHRLSLLVKTLMLRRTKQELSKYTTFKIPSKKVHEIEIELSKEERSAYEKVLQFSSNLFATYLYDKAAKEKVFDSNIKVQSKVQYFQEQSQDKDKIFKDHPELLMLFKKFKNIEEIQTYHILVLLLRLRQICCHPALIKGPINEGNINEDVESIPEDFNEVSECGLTNSDSFYNENTETVDCPNIIDLSRLMSHLTLNEEPDKKNPELNSDNNIFKKTWISTKIKVICDLVKKNILIGGTDKAIIVSEWPSFLYLIRKNLAHYKTEMFSGAIPIVKRNKIIREFNNPDGGPQILLLSLKAGGVGLNLMVANHLFLMDVHWNPQMEAQASDRVYRVGQKKTVNIYKFICSNTIEKRILDIQIKKLQIADNLFEGTSAITSKITLDDLKQIFQFQ
- the LOC132917422 gene encoding uncharacterized protein LOC132917422 isoform X6, giving the protein MAEKMPNEIVIPSCSKYEVIDTKLNTEKKRELSISECEDECNDHTIETPTNRVTLCKDQIHQSNSVCRTSEPSLSDVIKHLTQQSDVIKHLTQQIDHIEKVASQNVIKKTRVNDVNYDEEFMYQPSNKIIKYDIEMSTDSFNLDENSIGSINKVNTTKHVSKKMKYKHKSYQKDVDIFKRNTKNLSNDEIKELLEISYNFDDDDNIHSKVQTIEDVSFSDEIENSLAELNNENEICLGITLNKNDYYEEESVDEVVKQTIEDIIVSLDSSNSFGVGFLNVTKNINDFENILEPVDDICINESLTCQEKISLISNSNQEYELTKTVYEMYEHNNNDFIDSENIPEHAVQLHMSIVLNETVLGDKKNSISAEDQSLLLRNGCSESSIYQCEQFSNTEIEVNSGELPQTYEVNSGELPQTYEVNFDFRNDSIEIEDYFIDLTKCVNDEIIISDDDYTIIINEEMECKRLFENINSEIETSYEELTQFSVDNNKKIGIEKSIIQDYKLNEVNKHDDDRKNICISSETLNNQEKHNIDQSNIVDDLIDVNCQDYSQSTICDYDYYNKYYVDGETMLENGYGTSKINAENKNINILKGSIQNEDEMLSKMLNKEKDDLEMDKDCSDRITVSETCDDYFYENVSSVSTPFLNENDFLEVTREHGKRSNQEVKLSMSINYENNETIFNNKEIDERCERSLSFNSIDVKRGFESSNNDSENSDESLLFMPSGKDLKKYGIECEEHEKSISPSLNNLENNISDTKVVPQCKSPCLKINEVSKSINNFVSSSSTKDYEDNVKYFYDCDISSIENSDEEDNILLSFEKDTSIDNCIFVKNQDRLNATNKINNEQTLYDNDSKIQHLSSSSESCNNLSNVVETPVPFIYSPSHDHQYGQILSTSMAKKQILHDKPEVSILKNDIQCCAINPDADNKLEILNDSNLKITASNTIPSFNVSIDNINTIQSNLYADQGNFNEEQNLEDSNEKHNQNNKNKSISMHELTIKKSQKSFKNNESETISKFNCEEIAKINTVQSSSFDMDKSNLISEVNKKKYLEEIIKNEKLFNKFDEKLDMNESVISPYISQSLEKSTNSRSALAKKATADTNIHTMSEKALNIYLTQQTMTLDVLEVLHKSLDTCPSSGILMEDPEGLVVSLMPHQKHAIAWLSWRESQEPCGGILADDMGLGKTLTMISLVLKEKQDSLLSIVSIDNRSNDVIIGGTLIVCPASLLSQWENEFKTKLKPGLLKVAKFNSINRNIAAIELAKYDVVMTSYNIIMWDYKKKNDSSPLFFIKWRRIILDEAHQIRNKKTQTSFAVCKTKSIYRWAITGTPIHNKEADFFTLLKFIRCHPFDDWNVWKRWVGNNDDAGRHRLSLLVKTLMLRRTKQELSKYTTFKIPSKKVHEIEIELSKEERSAYEKVLQFSSNLFATYLYDKAAKEKVFDSNIKVQSKVQYFQEQSQDKDKIFKDHPELLMLFKKFKNIEEIQTYHILVLLLRLRQICCHPALIKGPINEGNINEDVESIPEDFNEVSECGLTNSDSFYNENTETVDCPNIIDLSRLMSHLTLNEEPDKKNPELNSDNNIFKKTWISTKIKVICDLVKKNILIGGTDKAIIVSEWPSFLYLIRKNLAHYKTEMFSGAIPIVKRNKIIREFNNPDGGPQILLLSLKAGGVGLNLMVANHLFLMDVHWNPQMEAQASDRVYRVGQKKTVNIYKFICSNTIEKRILDIQIKKLQIADNLFEGTSAITSKITLDDLKQIFQFQ